Proteins encoded within one genomic window of Pseudalkalibacillus sp. SCS-8:
- a CDS encoding 50S ribosomal protein L7ae-like protein: MSYEKVMQATNIIVGTKQTIKALQNGEVKELIVADDADQRVTNKVVHIAKEKSVPVSNVESMKKLGKACGIDVGAATVAIIG; the protein is encoded by the coding sequence ATGTCTTATGAAAAAGTAATGCAGGCGACAAATATTATTGTTGGCACAAAGCAAACAATAAAAGCCCTTCAGAATGGGGAAGTGAAAGAGCTAATCGTTGCAGATGATGCAGATCAGCGTGTAACGAATAAAGTCGTTCACATCGCAAAAGAAAAAAGCGTTCCTGTCTCGAATGTCGAATCTATGAAAAAGCTTGGAAAAGCTTGTGGAATCGATGTAGGGGCTGCAACGGTTGCGATAATAGGATAA
- the rpsL gene encoding 30S ribosomal protein S12, with protein MPTINQLVRKGRHSKGKKSDSPALNKGYNSFKKAHTDLSSPQKRGVCTRVGTMTPKKPNSALRKYARVRLTNQIEVTAYIPGIGHNLQEHSVVLIRGGRVKDLPGVRYHIVRGALDTAGVNDRRQGRSKYGTKKPKDEKK; from the coding sequence ATGCCTACTATTAACCAATTAGTACGTAAAGGACGTCATTCAAAAGGTAAAAAGTCTGACTCACCAGCATTGAACAAAGGTTACAACAGCTTCAAGAAAGCTCATACTGACCTTTCTTCTCCGCAAAAACGCGGTGTTTGTACTCGTGTTGGTACGATGACGCCTAAGAAACCGAACTCTGCACTTCGTAAGTATGCGCGTGTTCGTTTGACTAACCAGATTGAAGTTACAGCTTACATTCCTGGTATCGGTCACAACTTGCAAGAACACAGCGTTGTACTAATCCGTGGAGGTCGTGTTAAGGACTTACCAGGGGTACGTTACCACATCGTTCGTGGTGCGCTTGACACTGCTGGAGTCAATGACCGTCGTCAAGGTCGTTCCAAGTATGGAACGAAGAAACCTAAAGATGAGAAAAAGTAA
- the rpsG gene encoding 30S ribosomal protein S7, with protein sequence MPRKGPVERRDVLPDPIYKSKLVTRLINKIMVDGKRGVAQKLLYNAFNIVQEKTNQDPMEVLDQALKNIMPVLEVRARRVGGANYQVPVEVRPERRTTLGLRWLVNYSRLRGEKTMEERLAYEIMDAANNTGASVKKREDMHKMAEANKAFAHYRW encoded by the coding sequence ATGCCTCGTAAAGGACCTGTAGAACGTCGTGATGTATTACCTGATCCGATTTATAAATCTAAGCTTGTGACACGCCTAATCAACAAAATCATGGTTGATGGAAAAAGAGGTGTCGCACAGAAGCTTCTATATAATGCATTCAACATCGTTCAAGAGAAAACAAACCAAGATCCAATGGAAGTACTTGACCAAGCACTTAAGAACATCATGCCAGTTCTTGAAGTAAGAGCTCGTCGTGTTGGTGGTGCAAACTACCAAGTACCAGTCGAAGTACGCCCTGAGCGTCGTACGACACTTGGACTTCGTTGGTTGGTAAACTATTCTCGTCTTCGTGGTGAAAAGACCATGGAGGAGCGCTTGGCTTACGAAATCATGGATGCAGCAAACAACACTGGTGCATCTGTTAAGAAGCGTGAAGACATGCACAAAATGGCAGAAGCGAACAAAGCATTCGCTCACTACCGTTGGTAA
- the fusA gene encoding elongation factor G yields the protein MAREFSLKETRNIGIMAHIDAGKTTTTERILFYTGRIHKIGETHEGASQMDWMEQEQERGITITSAATTAQWKGHRVNIIDTPGHVDFTVEVERSLRVLDGAVAVLDAQSGVEPQTETVWRQATTYHVPRIVFINKMDKIGADFIYSLGTLRERLGANAHAIQLPIGAEDNFEGIIDLVEMKAYFYEDDLGTRTKAGEIPDEYKELAEEYHGKLVEAVAELDEDLMMKYLEGEELTVDELKAGIRKGTVNVEFYPVLCGSAFKNKGVQLVLDATLDYLPSPLDVPAIKGFIPGDDEDEEVTREADDNGPFSALAFKVMTDPYVGKLTFFRVYSGTLDSGSYIKNSTKNKRERVGRILQMHANSREEISTVYAGDIAAAVGLKDTSTGDTLCDEGDLVILESMDFPEPVISLSVEPKSKADQDKMAIALAKLAEEDPTFKTETNQETGQTIISGMGELHLDIIVDRLKREFKVEANVGAPQVAYRETIRKGAKVEGKFVRQSGGRGQYGHVWIEFEPNEEGAGFEFENKIVGGVVPREYIPAVQNGIEEAMQNGMIAGYPVIDVKATIFDGSYHDVDSNEMAFKIAGSMALKNAKQHCSPVLLEPMMKVEVVVPEEYMGDIMGDVTSRRGRVEGMEARGNAQVIRAMVPLSEMFGYATTLRSRTQGRGTYTMHFEKYEEVPKSISEEIIKKVSGA from the coding sequence ATGGCAAGAGAGTTCTCCTTGAAAGAAACACGTAACATTGGAATCATGGCTCACATCGATGCTGGTAAAACAACTACGACTGAGCGTATTCTATTCTATACAGGACGTATCCACAAAATTGGTGAAACTCACGAAGGAGCTTCACAAATGGACTGGATGGAGCAGGAACAGGAGCGCGGAATCACAATCACTTCCGCTGCGACTACTGCTCAATGGAAAGGTCACCGTGTTAACATCATCGATACACCTGGACACGTAGACTTCACAGTTGAAGTTGAACGTTCATTGCGTGTATTGGATGGCGCGGTAGCAGTATTGGATGCACAATCCGGAGTTGAGCCTCAAACTGAAACAGTTTGGCGCCAGGCTACAACTTATCATGTACCTCGTATCGTATTCATCAACAAGATGGATAAAATCGGAGCAGACTTCATCTACTCACTTGGAACACTACGTGAACGCCTAGGTGCTAACGCACATGCGATCCAGCTTCCAATCGGTGCTGAAGACAACTTCGAAGGAATCATCGATCTTGTTGAAATGAAGGCTTACTTCTATGAAGATGACCTTGGTACACGTACAAAAGCTGGTGAAATTCCAGACGAGTACAAAGAGCTCGCTGAGGAATATCACGGCAAGCTAGTTGAAGCTGTTGCTGAACTAGATGAAGATCTCATGATGAAGTATCTTGAAGGTGAAGAGCTTACAGTCGACGAACTGAAAGCTGGAATCCGTAAGGGTACAGTAAACGTTGAGTTCTATCCTGTTCTTTGCGGTTCTGCATTTAAGAACAAGGGTGTTCAACTCGTACTAGACGCAACACTCGACTATCTACCATCTCCATTGGATGTACCTGCAATCAAAGGTTTCATCCCTGGTGATGACGAAGATGAAGAAGTAACGCGTGAAGCTGACGATAACGGTCCATTCTCTGCCTTAGCATTTAAGGTTATGACAGACCCTTACGTTGGTAAGCTGACGTTCTTCCGTGTGTACTCTGGTACACTTGATTCTGGTTCTTATATCAAGAACTCTACGAAGAACAAGCGTGAACGTGTAGGTCGTATCCTTCAAATGCACGCGAACTCCCGTGAAGAGATTTCAACTGTTTACGCTGGAGACATCGCTGCTGCAGTAGGACTTAAGGATACGTCAACTGGTGACACGCTTTGTGATGAGGGCGACCTTGTAATCCTTGAGTCTATGGATTTCCCTGAACCAGTTATCTCCTTGTCTGTTGAGCCTAAATCCAAGGCTGACCAAGACAAGATGGCAATCGCTCTTGCGAAATTAGCTGAAGAGGATCCAACTTTCAAAACTGAAACGAACCAAGAAACTGGACAAACGATCATCTCTGGTATGGGTGAACTTCACCTGGACATCATCGTTGACCGTTTGAAGCGTGAGTTCAAGGTTGAAGCAAACGTTGGTGCTCCTCAGGTTGCTTACCGTGAGACGATTCGCAAAGGTGCGAAGGTTGAAGGAAAATTCGTGCGTCAATCTGGTGGTCGTGGACAATACGGTCACGTTTGGATCGAGTTCGAACCAAACGAAGAGGGCGCAGGATTCGAATTTGAAAACAAGATCGTCGGTGGTGTTGTACCACGTGAATACATTCCAGCGGTACAAAACGGAATCGAAGAAGCTATGCAAAACGGTATGATTGCAGGATACCCTGTCATCGACGTTAAAGCTACAATCTTCGACGGTTCTTACCACGATGTCGACTCCAATGAAATGGCGTTTAAGATTGCTGGATCCATGGCATTGAAGAACGCTAAACAACATTGTAGCCCAGTTCTTCTTGAGCCGATGATGAAGGTTGAAGTCGTCGTTCCTGAAGAATACATGGGAGACATCATGGGGGATGTTACATCCCGCCGTGGTCGAGTAGAAGGTATGGAAGCACGCGGTAACGCTCAAGTAATCCGTGCAATGGTACCTCTTTCTGAGATGTTTGGTTACGCTACGACTCTACGTTCTAGAACGCAAGGTCGTGGAACGTACACAATGCACTTTGAAAAGTACGAAGAAGTACCGAAGTCGATTTCTGAAGAAATCATCAAAAAAGTAAGCGGCGCTTAA
- the tuf gene encoding elongation factor Tu has translation MAKEKFDRSKAHVNIGTIGHVDHGKTTLTAAITTVLHKKSGKGEARAYDQIDGAPEERERGITIATAHVEYETDNRHYAHVDCPGHADYVKNMITGAAQMDGGILVVSAADGPMPQTREHILLSRQVGVPYLVVFMNKCDMVDDEELLELVEMEVRDLLSEYDFPGDDVPVIKGSALKALEGDADWEAKIFELMDAVDEYIPTPERDHDKPFMMPVEDVFSITGRGTVATGRVERGKVKVGDEIEILGLTEEPKKTTVTGVEMFRKLLDYAEAGDNIGALLRGVSRDDIERGQVLVQPGTVKAHTKFKAEVYVLSKEEGGRHTPFFANYRPQFYFRTTDVTGTIALPEGTEMVMPGDNIEMTVELISPIAIEDGTKFSIREGGRTVGAGVVASIIE, from the coding sequence ATGGCAAAAGAAAAATTCGATCGTTCCAAAGCCCACGTCAACATTGGTACAATTGGACACGTTGACCATGGTAAAACTACACTAACTGCAGCAATCACTACAGTACTTCACAAGAAGTCTGGTAAAGGTGAAGCTCGTGCATACGACCAAATCGATGGTGCACCAGAAGAGCGTGAGCGTGGAATCACAATCGCGACAGCACACGTTGAGTACGAAACTGACAACCGTCACTATGCTCACGTTGACTGCCCTGGACACGCTGACTACGTTAAGAACATGATCACAGGTGCTGCACAAATGGACGGCGGAATCCTAGTTGTTTCTGCTGCTGATGGTCCAATGCCACAAACTCGTGAGCACATTCTACTTTCTCGTCAGGTAGGTGTACCTTACCTTGTTGTATTCATGAACAAGTGTGACATGGTAGACGACGAAGAACTACTTGAACTAGTAGAAATGGAAGTACGTGACCTTCTTTCTGAGTACGACTTCCCTGGTGACGATGTACCAGTAATCAAAGGTTCTGCTCTTAAAGCTCTTGAAGGAGATGCTGATTGGGAAGCTAAAATCTTTGAACTTATGGACGCTGTCGATGAGTACATCCCAACTCCAGAGCGTGACCACGACAAGCCATTCATGATGCCTGTTGAGGACGTATTCTCAATCACAGGTCGTGGAACAGTTGCTACTGGTCGTGTTGAGCGTGGTAAAGTTAAAGTTGGAGACGAAATCGAAATCCTTGGTTTAACTGAAGAGCCTAAGAAAACAACTGTAACTGGTGTTGAAATGTTCCGTAAGCTTCTTGACTATGCTGAAGCTGGTGACAACATCGGAGCACTACTTCGTGGTGTATCCCGTGACGACATCGAGCGTGGACAAGTTCTTGTTCAACCAGGAACTGTTAAAGCACACACTAAGTTCAAGGCAGAAGTTTATGTTCTATCTAAAGAAGAAGGTGGACGTCATACTCCATTCTTCGCTAACTACCGTCCTCAGTTCTACTTCCGTACTACGGACGTAACTGGAACAATTGCACTTCCAGAAGGAACTGAAATGGTTATGCCTGGTGACAACATCGAAATGACAGTTGAATTGATTTCACCAATCGCGATCGAAGATGGTACTAAGTTCTCTATCCGTGAGGGTGGACGTACTGTAGGTGCTGGTGTCGTAGCATCTATCATCGAATAG
- the rpsJ gene encoding 30S ribosomal protein S10 — MAKQKIRIRLKAYDHRILDQSGEKIVETAKRSGAKVSGPIPLPTEKSVYTILRAVHKYKDSREQFEMRTHKRLIDIIEPTPQTVDSLMRLDLPSGVDIEIKL, encoded by the coding sequence ATGGCAAAGCAAAAGATTCGTATTCGTTTAAAGGCTTATGATCACCGTATTCTAGACCAATCCGGTGAAAAGATCGTTGAAACTGCAAAGCGATCTGGTGCAAAGGTATCGGGACCAATCCCACTACCAACTGAAAAGTCTGTATACACAATCTTGCGAGCTGTACACAAGTACAAAGATTCTCGTGAGCAATTCGAAATGCGTACGCACAAGCGTTTGATCGACATCATCGAGCCAACGCCTCAAACTGTTGATTCGCTAATGCGTTTGGATCTACCGTCTGGCGTTGACATCGAAATTAAGCTATAA
- the rplC gene encoding 50S ribosomal protein L3 produces the protein MTKGILGKKIGMTQIFAENGEVIPVTVVEASPNVVLQVKTAENDGYEAIQIGYADKKESRTNKPAKGHAEKANTNPKRYVKELRGAELGSYEVGQEVKVDIFQEGDTVDVTGTSKGKGFQGAIKRHGQSRGPMTHGSRYHRRPGSMGAVDPMRVFKGKKLPGRMGGKQVTVQNLEVVKVDAERNLLMIKGNVPGAKKSYVTVQSGIKAKEAK, from the coding sequence ATGACCAAAGGAATCTTAGGTAAAAAGATCGGTATGACACAAATCTTTGCAGAAAACGGTGAAGTGATTCCAGTAACTGTTGTTGAAGCTAGTCCGAACGTTGTTCTACAAGTAAAGACTGCTGAAAACGATGGCTACGAGGCGATCCAGATCGGTTATGCTGACAAGAAAGAATCTCGTACCAATAAACCTGCAAAGGGCCATGCTGAAAAAGCAAACACAAACCCTAAGCGCTACGTTAAAGAACTTCGCGGAGCAGAGCTCGGAAGTTATGAAGTTGGTCAGGAAGTCAAAGTAGATATTTTCCAGGAAGGCGATACAGTAGACGTCACTGGAACATCAAAAGGTAAAGGGTTCCAAGGTGCAATCAAGCGCCACGGACAATCACGCGGACCAATGACTCACGGTTCTCGTTACCACCGTCGCCCTGGTTCTATGGGTGCTGTTGACCCAATGCGCGTATTCAAAGGTAAAAAGCTACCTGGACGCATGGGCGGAAAGCAAGTTACTGTACAAAACCTTGAAGTCGTCAAGGTCGATGCAGAACGCAATCTACTAATGATCAAAGGTAACGTACCTGGAGCGAAGAAGAGCTACGTTACTGTTCAATCTGGTATCAAAGCAAAAGAAGCTAAGTAA
- the rplD gene encoding 50S ribosomal protein L4: protein MPKVTLYNQSGSEIGEIELNDNVFGIEPNNHVLFEAVVMQQSSTRQGTHAVKNRSAVRGGGRKPWRQKGTGRARQGSIRSPQWVGGGTVFGPTPRSYSYKLPKKVRRLAIKSALSSKVQENNMIVLEDLKFDAPKTKEMASVLANFSSASKALIVTADYNEFAALSARNIPGVTLITADGVNVLDVLDHDKVFMTKDAVEKVEEVLA, encoded by the coding sequence GTGCCAAAAGTAACGCTATACAATCAATCCGGTTCTGAAATCGGAGAAATCGAATTAAATGACAACGTATTTGGAATTGAGCCAAATAACCACGTACTTTTTGAAGCAGTTGTGATGCAACAATCATCAACTCGTCAAGGAACACACGCTGTTAAGAACCGTTCTGCGGTAAGAGGCGGAGGACGTAAGCCTTGGCGTCAAAAAGGAACTGGACGTGCTCGTCAAGGATCAATCCGTTCACCACAATGGGTAGGCGGTGGAACTGTCTTCGGTCCTACACCAAGAAGCTACAGCTACAAGCTTCCGAAGAAAGTACGTCGTTTGGCTATCAAGTCTGCACTTTCTTCTAAAGTGCAAGAAAACAACATGATTGTCTTGGAAGATCTTAAATTTGATGCTCCAAAGACAAAAGAAATGGCTAGTGTATTAGCAAACTTCTCTTCAGCATCTAAAGCTCTTATCGTTACAGCTGACTATAACGAATTTGCTGCTTTATCTGCTCGCAACATCCCTGGAGTTACACTGATCACTGCTGACGGTGTAAACGTCTTGGATGTGTTGGATCATGACAAGGTATTCATGACGAAAGATGCTGTAGAAAAGGTAGAGGAGGTGCTCGCATAA
- the rplW gene encoding 50S ribosomal protein L23 — MADAREIIKRPVITERTTEIMGDRKYTFEVDPRANKTQIKNAVEEIFGVKVENVNTQNYKGKKKRVGRYFGFTAKRKKAIVQLTSDSKELDFFEGV; from the coding sequence ATGGCAGACGCACGTGAAATTATCAAGCGCCCCGTTATCACTGAACGTACTACAGAAATCATGGGTGATAGAAAGTACACGTTCGAGGTTGACCCTCGCGCGAACAAAACCCAGATCAAAAACGCAGTTGAAGAAATTTTCGGTGTGAAAGTCGAAAATGTAAACACTCAAAACTATAAAGGAAAGAAGAAACGTGTAGGTCGTTACTTCGGATTCACTGCAAAGCGCAAAAAAGCGATTGTCCAGTTGACTTCCGATAGTAAAGAACTCGATTTCTTCGAAGGAGTATAA
- the rplB gene encoding 50S ribosomal protein L2, whose translation MAIKKYKPTSNGRRHMTSSDFSEITTDQPEKSLLAPLNKKAGRNNHGRITTRHQGGGHKRKYRIIDFKRDKDGIPGRVATIEYDPNRSANIALVHYADGEKRYILATKGMEVGQEVMSGPDADIKNGNAMALKDIPVGTTIHNIEMKPGRGGQLVRSAGAEAQLLGKEERYALVRLRSGETRRILLTCRATIGQVGNLEHELINIGKAGRSRWLGKRPTVRGSVMNPSDHPHGGGEGRAPIGRKSPMSPWGKPTLGYKTRKKNKPSDKYIVRRRKK comes from the coding sequence ATGGCTATCAAAAAGTATAAACCAACATCAAATGGCCGTCGTCACATGACGTCATCTGATTTTAGTGAAATTACAACAGACCAGCCCGAAAAGTCGTTGCTAGCTCCATTGAACAAGAAAGCTGGCCGAAACAACCACGGGCGTATTACTACTCGTCACCAAGGTGGAGGCCACAAGCGTAAGTATCGTATCATCGACTTCAAACGTGATAAAGATGGTATACCAGGACGCGTTGCTACGATCGAATATGATCCAAACCGTTCTGCAAACATTGCGCTAGTCCACTATGCTGACGGAGAAAAGCGTTACATCCTTGCTACTAAAGGCATGGAAGTTGGACAAGAAGTAATGTCAGGACCAGATGCGGACATCAAGAATGGTAACGCAATGGCTCTAAAAGACATTCCAGTGGGTACAACAATCCACAATATCGAAATGAAGCCTGGACGCGGAGGACAGCTTGTACGTTCTGCAGGTGCTGAAGCACAACTTCTTGGTAAAGAAGAACGTTACGCGCTTGTACGTCTTCGTTCTGGAGAAACTCGTCGTATCCTATTGACTTGCCGTGCAACAATCGGTCAAGTAGGAAACCTGGAGCACGAACTTATCAACATCGGTAAAGCTGGACGCTCTCGCTGGTTAGGTAAGCGCCCTACAGTCCGTGGTTCTGTTATGAACCCTAGTGATCACCCACACGGTGGTGGTGAAGGACGCGCGCCAATCGGACGTAAATCACCAATGTCACCTTGGGGCAAACCGACTCTTGGATACAAGACTCGTAAGAAGAACAAGCCAAGTGACAAGTATATCGTACGTCGTCGTAAAAAATAA
- the rpsS gene encoding 30S ribosomal protein S19, translated as MGRSLKKGPFVDEHLMKKVEAQGESNDKKVIKTWSRRSTIFPQFIGHTIAVYDGRKHVPVYVTEDMVGHKLGEFAPTRTYKGHAADDKKTRR; from the coding sequence ATGGGTCGTAGTTTGAAAAAGGGACCTTTCGTAGATGAGCATCTAATGAAAAAAGTTGAAGCACAAGGTGAAAGCAACGACAAGAAAGTCATCAAGACTTGGTCTCGTCGCTCTACTATTTTTCCACAGTTCATCGGACACACAATTGCCGTTTATGACGGACGCAAGCATGTGCCAGTGTACGTAACTGAAGACATGGTCGGACACAAGTTGGGTGAATTTGCACCAACACGTACGTACAAAGGCCACGCTGCTGACGATAAGAAAACAAGACGTTAA
- the rplV gene encoding 50S ribosomal protein L22 → MEAKAVAKQVRIAPRKARLVVDLIRGKEVGEAIAILRHTHKGASPIVEKVLNSAIANAEHNYEMEPNNLVIKSAYVDEGVTMKRFRPRAMGRASRINKRTSHITIVVSEKKEG, encoded by the coding sequence ATGGAAGCTAAAGCTGTTGCAAAACAGGTTCGAATTGCTCCTCGTAAAGCTCGCCTAGTCGTCGATCTCATTCGAGGAAAGGAAGTTGGAGAAGCGATTGCGATCTTGCGTCATACGCATAAAGGTGCATCTCCAATTGTAGAAAAAGTGTTGAACTCTGCGATCGCAAATGCAGAACACAACTACGAAATGGAGCCAAACAACCTAGTGATCAAATCTGCTTATGTTGATGAAGGTGTAACAATGAAACGATTCCGCCCACGTGCTATGGGTCGTGCAAGCCGTATCAACAAGCGCACAAGCCACATTACAATCGTGGTATCAGAAAAGAAGGAGGGATAA
- the rpsC gene encoding 30S ribosomal protein S3, which yields MGQKVNPVGLRVGVIRDWESKWYADKDYADLLHEDIKIREYIETRLKDAAVSAVEIERAANRVNITVKTAKPGMVIGKGGSEVEALRKSLNDLTGKRVHVNIFEIKQADLDSKLVAENIARQLENRISFRRAMKQTIQRAMRAGAKGIKTEVSGRLGGADIARSESYSEGTVPLHTLRADIDYGTAEADTTYGKLGVKVWIYRGEVLPTKGTKQEEGGK from the coding sequence GTGGGTCAAAAAGTAAATCCAGTAGGACTTCGTGTCGGTGTCATCCGTGACTGGGAATCAAAATGGTACGCGGACAAAGACTACGCAGACCTATTACATGAAGATATTAAAATTCGTGAATATATTGAAACTCGATTGAAGGATGCTGCTGTATCTGCAGTTGAAATCGAGCGTGCGGCAAACCGTGTGAACATTACTGTTAAAACTGCTAAGCCAGGTATGGTCATCGGTAAAGGTGGTTCTGAAGTTGAAGCACTTCGTAAATCCCTTAACGATCTAACTGGCAAGCGTGTACACGTAAACATTTTCGAAATCAAGCAAGCTGATCTTGATTCCAAGCTTGTTGCAGAAAACATTGCTCGCCAACTTGAAAACCGTATTTCGTTCCGTCGTGCAATGAAACAAACAATCCAACGTGCAATGCGCGCAGGTGCGAAAGGTATTAAAACGGAAGTATCAGGACGTCTTGGCGGCGCTGATATCGCTCGTTCTGAATCATACAGCGAAGGAACTGTTCCGCTTCACACGCTTCGTGCAGACATCGACTATGGAACTGCAGAAGCAGACACAACTTACGGTAAATTGGGAGTTAAAGTCTGGATCTATCGTGGTGAAGTCCTTCCAACGAAAGGAACGAAACAAGAGGAAGGAGGAAAATAA
- the rplP gene encoding 50S ribosomal protein L16 has translation MLMPKRVKYRREHRGKMRGRAKGGQEVAFGEYGLQAVEASWITNRQIEAARIAMTRYMKRGGKVWIKIFPSKPYTAKPLEVRMGSGKGAPEGWVAVVKPGKIMFEVAGVSEEVAREALRLASHKLPIKTKFVKREEVGGDTNES, from the coding sequence ATGTTGATGCCAAAACGTGTTAAATATCGTAGAGAACACCGTGGTAAAATGCGCGGACGCGCTAAAGGCGGCCAAGAAGTCGCATTCGGTGAATACGGTCTACAAGCAGTAGAAGCGTCATGGATCACAAACCGCCAGATTGAAGCAGCACGTATCGCGATGACGCGTTACATGAAGCGTGGCGGTAAAGTATGGATTAAAATTTTCCCTTCTAAGCCTTACACAGCGAAGCCTCTAGAAGTCCGAATGGGTTCTGGTAAAGGTGCTCCTGAAGGATGGGTAGCAGTTGTAAAGCCTGGGAAAATCATGTTTGAGGTAGCTGGAGTATCTGAGGAAGTAGCTCGTGAAGCTCTTCGTCTTGCATCTCACAAGCTTCCAATCAAAACGAAATTTGTAAAACGCGAAGAAGTGGGTGGTGACACAAATGAAAGCTAA
- the rpmC gene encoding 50S ribosomal protein L29, with protein sequence MKANDFRNLTTAEIEQNVKTLKEELFNLRFQLATGQLENPARIREVRKAIARAKTVLRERELGITNA encoded by the coding sequence ATGAAAGCTAATGATTTCCGTAACTTAACCACTGCAGAAATCGAACAGAACGTTAAGACTCTTAAAGAAGAGCTATTCAACCTTCGCTTTCAATTAGCAACTGGCCAATTAGAAAACCCTGCCCGCATTCGTGAAGTCCGCAAAGCCATTGCACGTGCAAAGACTGTATTGCGCGAACGTGAGCTCGGAATTACGAACGCTTAA
- the rpsQ gene encoding 30S ribosomal protein S17 — MSERNQRKVYVGRVVSDKMDKTITVLVETYKNDQLYGKRVKYSKKFKAHDENNTAKMNDIVRIMETRPLSKDKRFRLVEVVEESIII, encoded by the coding sequence ATGAGCGAACGCAACCAACGTAAGGTATATGTAGGTCGTGTAGTATCCGACAAAATGGATAAGACGATCACTGTACTAGTTGAAACTTATAAAAATGATCAATTGTACGGAAAGCGCGTTAAGTACTCTAAGAAGTTCAAAGCGCACGATGAGAACAACACTGCTAAAATGAACGACATCGTTCGAATCATGGAAACTCGTCCATTGTCTAAAGACAAGCGTTTCCGTTTAGTAGAAGTTGTTGAAGAATCTATCATTATCTAA
- the rplN gene encoding 50S ribosomal protein L14, whose amino-acid sequence MIQQESRLKVADNSGARELLAIKVLGGSGRKYANIGDMVVCSVKSATPGGVVKKGEVVRAVVVRSKRGVRRPDGSYIRFDENAAVIVRDDKSPRGTRIFGPVARELRDNQFMKIVSLAPEVL is encoded by the coding sequence ATGATTCAACAAGAATCACGTTTAAAAGTTGCTGACAACTCTGGAGCTCGTGAACTACTAGCTATCAAGGTCCTAGGTGGATCTGGACGTAAGTATGCAAACATCGGTGATATGGTAGTGTGTTCTGTTAAATCTGCAACACCAGGCGGCGTTGTTAAGAAGGGTGAAGTTGTTCGTGCGGTCGTAGTACGTTCTAAGCGTGGTGTGCGTCGTCCGGACGGTTCATACATCCGTTTCGACGAGAACGCTGCAGTCATCGTACGTGATGACAAGAGCCCGAGAGGAACTCGTATTTTCGGACCAGTTGCACGTGAACTACGTGACAACCAGTTCATGAAAATCGTTTCACTAGCGCCAGAAGTTCTTTAA
- the rplX gene encoding 50S ribosomal protein L24, with product MHVKKGDKVQVISGKDKGKQGVVLQALPKENRVIVEGVNVVKKHAKPSQDNPQGGILNVEASIHASNVLPIDPKSGEPTRVGYEEKDGKKVRIAKKSGEALDK from the coding sequence ATGCACGTGAAAAAAGGCGATAAAGTTCAAGTTATTTCAGGTAAGGATAAAGGGAAGCAAGGTGTCGTCCTTCAAGCATTACCAAAGGAAAACCGTGTAATCGTTGAAGGAGTGAACGTTGTTAAGAAGCACGCTAAACCTTCTCAAGATAATCCACAAGGTGGAATCCTTAACGTTGAAGCTTCCATCCATGCTTCTAACGTTTTGCCGATTGACCCTAAGTCTGGAGAACCTACTCGTGTAGGTTATGAAGAAAAGGACGGAAAGAAAGTACGTATTGCTAAGAAGTCAGGAGAAGCTCTTGACAAATAA